Proteins from one Juglans microcarpa x Juglans regia isolate MS1-56 chromosome 1S, Jm3101_v1.0, whole genome shotgun sequence genomic window:
- the LOC121246937 gene encoding pentatricopeptide repeat-containing protein At2g22410, mitochondrial-like, translating into MFCTLKYSTVGSRLKNSLFHFHSRPTTFTHRFKSPIHQNLHHLLEKCSSMRELKLIHAQIILHGLTNENLTLGKLVSFCAIADTGDLEYARLVFNKAPEPNKFMYNSLIRGYSNGDDPMEAISLYRKMIGSGLSPNEFTLPFVLKACARKLACWVAVVVHGQAIKFGTGFHVCVQNALISVYVVCGSIGCARKMFDGISERTLVSWNLMIGGYSKMGFSKEAFLLFQEMRELGVEPDEFTLVSLLSLCSQVCDLDFGRFLHLYIEITGIEIDLIVRNALLDMYAKCGHLHAAKMVFDRMPNKNVVSWTSIVTAYAKHGLTLSAQKIFDNMPVKNVVSWNSMISSYVREGRCREALDLYLNMCDLRVVPDEATLVSILSACSQIGDLVMGKKIHNYICSNSSIHGVTLYNSLIDMYAKCGAPRIALDIFYKIPEKNTVSWNAIIGALALHGRGPEAIDLFEKMQACGVRPDEITFTALLSACSHSGLIDLGRHYFHKMSSIYGLSHEIEHYACMVDLLGRGGLLEEAIRLIGGMQMKPDVVVWCALLGACRTYGNIEVGRQILKQLLVMEPYNSGLYVLLSNIYCEAERWEDVKKIRKLMDDCGIQKCRAISLIEIDGCVQEFLVDDKRHEIWSSIHSMLDQLTQHLKFSGYSCNISSAYLDVDEI; encoded by the coding sequence ATGTTCTGCACTCTGAAATACTCGACCGTTGGTTCCCGCCTTAAGAATTCTTTGTTCCATTTCCACTCTCGACCCACCACTTTCACCCACAGATTCAAGTCCCCCATTCACCAaaacctccaccacctcctaGAGAAATGCTCATCCATGAGAGAACTCAAGCTAATCCATGCCCAAATCATCCTCCATGGCCTAACCAACGAGAACCTCACACTGGGAAAGTTAGTTTCTTTCTGCGCCATCGCCGACACCGGAGATCTCGAATATGCACGGCTCGTATTCAACAAAGCCCCAGAACCCAATAAGTTTATGTACAATAGTTTGATAAGGGGTTACTCAAATGGTGATGACCCGATGGAGGCAATTTCGCTCTACCGCAAAATGATTGGTTCGGGCCTTTCGCCAAACGAGTTTACCCTTCCCTTTGTTCTCAAGGCCTGTGCTCGAAAGTTGGCGTGTTGGGTAGCTGTGGTTGTTCATGGTCAAGCCATTAAATTCGGAACTGGTTTCCACGTTTGTGTGCAAAATGCCCTTATCAGTGTGTATGTTGTTTGTGGGTCGATTGGGTGTGCCCGGAAAATGTTTGACGGTATTTCGGAAAGGACTTTAGTCTCGTGGAATTTGATGATTGGTGGTTATTCGAAAATGGGTTTTTCCAAGGAAGCTTTTTTATTGTTTCAGGAGATGAGAGAATTAGGGGTGGAGCCTGACGAGTTCACCTTAGTTAGTTTACTTTCTCTTTGTTCACAAGTTTGTgatttggattttggaagatttttgCATCTTTACATTGAAATTACTGGAATTGAGATTGATCTAATCGTGAGAAATGCTCTTCTGGATATGTACGCTAAGTGTGGGCATTTGCATGCCGCGAAAATGGTTTTCGACCGAATGCCTAATAAAAATGTGGTCTCTTGGACTTCCATTGTTACTGCATATGCTAAACATGGCCTCACTTTATCTGCTCAGAAAATCTTTGATAACATGCCAGTGAAAAATGTGGTTTCTTGGAATTCAATGATTTCGTCTTATGTCAGAGAAGGCCGTTGCAGGGAAGCTTTGGATCTTTATCTCAACATGTGTGATTTGAGGGTGGTGCCGGATGAGGCTACCTTAGTTAGCATACTCTCAGCCTGTAGCCAAATTGGTGATCTGGTCATGGGAAAGAAAATCCATAATTACATATGCAGTAACAGTTCAATACATGGGGTCACTCTATATAACTCCCTCATAGACATGTATGCAAAGTGTGGTGCCCCTAGAATTGCCTTGGATATCTTTTACAAGATTCCAGAAAAGAATACAGTGTCCTGGAATGCTATTATTGGGGCCCTGGCACTCCATGGTCGTGGCCCAGAAGCTATAGACCTCTTTGAAAAGATGCAAGCATGTGGAGTTCGGCCTGATGAGATCACTTTCACTGCATTGCTTTCTGCTTGTAGTCACAGTGGTCTTATTGACTTGGGGAGacattattttcacaaaatgagTTCCATTTACGGGCTATCACATGAAATTGAGCACTATGCTTGCATGGTTGATCTTCTTGGGAGAGGAGGGCTCTTAGAAGAAGCAATTAGGCTGATAGGAGGAATGCAAATGAAGCCGGATGTTGTTGTTTGGTGTGCCTTGCTCGGTGCTTGTAGGACCTATGGTAATATAGAGGTTGGGAGGCAAATCCTAAAGCAGCTTTTGGTGATGGAGCCATATAACTCGGGGCTTTACGTGCTTCTCTCAAACATATACTGTGAAGCTGAAAGATGGGAAGATGTGAAGAAGATAAGGAAACTAATGGATGACTGTGGGATCCAAAAGTGTAGAGCAATTAGCCTCATCGAGATTGATGGTTGTGTTCAGGAATTTCTGGTTGACGACAAAAGACATGAAATTTGGAGCAGTATACACTCCATGCTTGATCAATTAACACAACATTTGAAGTTTTCAGGATATTCATGCAATATTTCAAGTGCATATTTGGATGTAGATGAAATATAG